The DNA sequence CGGTGGAACAGAGCGGCGCGGGAGAGTTCCTTGCGCGGGGAGTCATCCCCCTGGTGGGCATCATCGGGCCACGCGGGGTGCTCTGCGTACTCATGATCGTCACCGTCCTGCTCTCCGTGCCCATGAGCAATCAGGCCGCTGCGTTGATCATGCTGCCGGTCGGAATCCATGCCGCGATGGACATGGGGCTCGATCCCCGGGCGTTCGCCATGGGAACGTGCCTTGCCGCATCGTGCTCGTTCCTCACACCCCTGGAGCCGTCCGCCGCATTGGTGTACGGCCCCGGGCGCTACCGCTTCCTGGACTTCCTCCGCGTGGGGACACCCCTCACTGTGTTGATGATCGTGCTGCTGACGTTCGCCGTGCCCCTGGCATGGCCGCTCACGCGGCACGGATAAGGAGCCAAAAATGTTTCGTTCGCTGCTCATCCCCATCGATCTCTCCACCGCCTCGAGCAAGGTCATCGGGCGAGCCGCGCTGCTTCCCCTGGCGGAGGGCGCGCACCTCACGCTGCTTCACGTAGTCCCTCAGGGACTGCCGCGAGCAGCGCGGCTGAGCGCAGAGGGCGATGCGCAAAAGGCACTCGCCGCGGCGGCGAAGCGCGTTGCCCACCTGGTACCCAAGGGCGTTGTCGTCAAGCAGCTCGTGAAGGTGGGCTCGGCCGCGGCTCAGATCGCCAGGCAGGCCCACGCGGTCAGGGCTGACTTGATCGTGATGGGCCGAGGGGGAGGCCGCGCGCTGCGCGAACTCTTCCTCGGCTCGACGGCCGAACGCGTCATCCGGAAGGGACAGCTTCCGGTCCTGGTGGTTCGCCAGCCAGCGCGCGCGCCCTATCACCGGCCACTGCTCGCACTGGATACGGACCCGGTGGCCCATGATGTTCTCGCCCTGGCGCTTCGCGCGCTTGCGCCTTCAGCTCGTCAGATCGACCTCGTCCACGCCTACGACTTGCCCCACCAGGGGCTGATCTATCCGAGCCTCTCTCCGAACCAGGGCCAGGGGTACCGGAACCACTATCGGCAGAAGGCCCTGCACGATGTGGCACAGCTCGTCGCCACCGCGTTGGCGGAGCTCAAGCCCTCCCCGGACGACGTGCCTTCCTTCAAGACCCACGTGCGATACGGCTCACCGAGAACCC is a window from the Hyalangium ruber genome containing:
- a CDS encoding universal stress protein; protein product: MFRSLLIPIDLSTASSKVIGRAALLPLAEGAHLTLLHVVPQGLPRAARLSAEGDAQKALAAAAKRVAHLVPKGVVVKQLVKVGSAAAQIARQAHAVRADLIVMGRGGGRALRELFLGSTAERVIRKGQLPVLVVRQPARAPYHRPLLALDTDPVAHDVLALALRALAPSARQIDLVHAYDLPHQGLIYPSLSPNQGQGYRNHYRQKALHDVAQLVATALAELKPSPDDVPSFKTHVRYGSPRTLIPETVAALRTDLLVLGTHGYEGVAHALLGTVAGDVLREVPCDVMVVPPSASTARKK